In Brassica rapa cultivar Chiifu-401-42 chromosome A06, CAAS_Brap_v3.01, whole genome shotgun sequence, a single window of DNA contains:
- the LOC103874635 gene encoding ADP-ribosylation factor GTPase-activating protein AGD1 isoform X1, producing the protein MQHFAKLDDSPMFRQQMQCMEESAESLRMRCLRFYKGCRKYTEGLGEGYDADIGFVNALESFGGGPDDPLCVAFGGTHPPFLFPSLSLISNLKTLHFTSPLGPVMTKFTIALREIGTYKDALRSQVEHMLNDRLHQFVNVDVQEVKEARKRFDKASIVYDQAREKLLSLRKSTRLDVAATIEEDLHSARTAFEQSRFLLVSALSHAEAKKRFEFLEAVSRTMDAHLRFFKQGYELLHQMEPFINQVLTYAHQSRECANYETASLNERMQEYKRQVDRETRNSNGSPTGDGMRHNSRNSQKVIEAVMQSAAKGKVQTIRQGYLSKRSSNLRGDWKRRFFILDSRGMLYYYRKQWNWSSGNGSRSAAQKNTTSENSPGLLSRWLSSHYHGDEKPVARHTVNLLTSTIKVDADQTDLKFCFRIISPTKVYTLQAENAQDQMDWIEKITGVIASLLSFQTPERAINRLSTVDGDTFSVSDSGSVADPHDVEQAESGESTVENNHMTGGKRSRFSGCLQQHDMMAKPIDVLTKVLGNEKCADCGAPEPDWASLNLGVLICIECSGIHRNLGVHISKVRSLTLDVKVWEPSVLTLFQSLGNVYVNSVWEELLNSESRSSGTPKSDQPRKFLARKPGFSDPISMKELFIHAKYSERIFVRKAIDSQHFQAVFQEIWENVRANDKKSVYKHIVCYQADVNALRGQASYTVSLPLSKMMELEVKEETLAAKFKRIEEEFQENPEGYSDSTGDGESMVREEASKDCSLLHLACIYADIGMVELLLQYGAKINATDSKGRTPLHHCIISRRYAIARLLLMRGGDPNAEDKDSYTPVKYALETDLNDSELIALLTDSRR; encoded by the exons ATGCAATGCATGGAAGAGAGTGCGGAGTCGCTACGAATGCGATGCTTAAGGTTCTACAAAGGATGCAGAAAATACAC GGAGGGACTTGGAGAAGGGTATGATGCAGACATTGGCTTTGTAAATGCTCTTGAATCTTTCGGTGGTGGCCCTGATGATCCCCTCTGCGTTGCTTTTGGCGGTACCCACCCTCCCTTTCTCTTTCCCTCACTGTCTCTTATTAGTAATCTAAAAACTCTGCATTTTACTTCTCCTTTAGGTCCTGTAATGACAAAGTTCACTATTGCTCTACGAGAAATTGGGACATACAAGGATGCTCTTCGTTCCCAG GTAGAACATATGCTGAATGACAGATTGCATCAGTTTGTCAATGTTGATGTCCAAGAAGTTAAG GAAGCACGTAAACGGTTTGACAAAGCTTCCATCGTCTACGACCAG GCACGAGAGAAACTTCTTTCATTAAGAAAGAGTACAAGATTGGATGTGGCTGCCACCATCGAGGAG GACTTACATAGCGCAAGAACAGCATTCGAGCAATCCCGGTTTCTTCTG GTTAGTGCACTCTCTCATGCGGAAGCTAAAAAGAGGTTTGAGTTCTTGGAAGCAGTCAGCCGGACAATGGATGCTCATCTCCGTTTCTTCAAACAg GGATATGAGCTACTGCATCAAATGGAGCCTTTTATTAATCAG GTGTTGACTTATGCACACCAGTCTAGAGAATGTGCAAACTATGAAACGGCATCACTTAATGAAAGGATGCAAGAATACAAAAGGCAAGTTGATCGAGAAACTAGAAACTCAAATGGTTCTCCAACAGGGGATGGCATGAGACACAactcaagaaactctcaaaaaGTCATTGAGGCCGTCATGCAATCTGCTGCAAAAGGAAAG GTTCAGACTATAAGACAAGGGTATCTGTCTAAACGTTCCTCAAACTTGAGAGGTGACTGGAAAAGAAGGTTCTTTATTCTTGATAGCCGTGGCATGCTATACTATTACCGCAAGCAGTGGAATTGGTCTTCA GGAAATGGAAGCAGGTCTGCTGCTCAGAAGAATACGACTTCAGAAAACAGTCCTGGTCTGCTAAGTCGGTGGTTGTCTTCTCATTATCACGGTGATGAAAAACCAGTCGCACGTCACACTGTGAACCTGCTTACCTCAACTATCAAAGTTGATGCAGATCAGACGGATCTAAAATTCTGCTTTCGAATTATTTCACCTACAAAAGTTTATACATTGCAG GCAGAGAATGCGCAAGATCAGATGGACTGGATCGAGAAGATAACTGGAGTTATTGCTTCTTTGCTAAGTTTCCAGACACCTGAAAGAGCAATCAAT CGCCTTTCTACAGTGGACGGAGATACCTTCTCTGTGAGTGATTCCGGTTCTGTAGCAGATCCACATGATGTGGAGCAGGCAGAAAGTGGAGAATCCACAGTGGAAAATAATCACATGACTGGGGGAAAACGTTCGAGGTTCTCAGGGTGCTTGCAGCAACATGATATGATGGCAAAGCCAATTGATGTCTTGACCAAAGTATTGGGGAATGAGAAATGTGCAGACTGTGGTGCTCCTGAACCTGATTGGGCCTCTTTGAATCTCGGTGTCCTCATATGTATTGAATGTTCTGGTATACATCGTAACCTTGGTGTCCACATTTCAAAG GTCAGATCGCTCACGCTTGATGTTAAAGTATGGGAACCATCGGTCTTGACGTTGTTTCAGTCGTTAGGTAACGTATATGTAAACTCAGTGTGGGAGGAGTTGTTGAACTCAGAGAGTAGATCTTCGGG CACTCCCAAGTCAGATCAACCAAGAAAGTTTCTTGCAAGGAAGCCTGGTTTTAGTGACCCCATATCTATGAAAGAGTTGTTCATCCACGCAAAG TACTCAGAGAGGATATTTGTCCGCAAAGCAATAGACAGTCAGCATTTCCAGGCAGTTTTCCAAGAGATTTGGGAGAATGTGCGTGCTAACGACAAGAAATCAGTTTACAAACACATTGTCTGCTACCAAGCAGATGTGAATGCTCTACGTGGACAAGCATCGTACACCGTGTCTTTACCCTTATCAAAGATGATGGAGCTGGAGGTAAAGGAGGAAACCCTTGCAGCCAAATTCAAGAGAATCGAAGAGGAGTTTCAAGAGAATCCAGAGGGCTATTCTGACTCGACAGGGGATGGGGAAAGTATGGTCAGAGAAGAAGCTTCAAAGGACTGCTCTTTGCTTCACCTTGCTTGTATTTATGCGGATATTGGTATGGTGGAATTATTGCTTCAGTATGGTGCAAAAATAAATGCAACTGATTCAAAAGGTCGGACTCCACTTCATCATTGTATCATCAGCAGGAGATATGCAATTGCAAGGTTGCTACTTATGAG GGGAGGAGATCCAAACGCTGAGGATAAAGACAGTTACACACCGGTCAAATATGCTTTAGAGACAGACCTCAATGACAGCGAACTAATTGCATTATTAACAGACTCCAGAAGATGA
- the LOC103874635 gene encoding ADP-ribosylation factor GTPase-activating protein AGD1 isoform X2, which produces MQHFAKLDDSPMFRQQMQCMEESAESLRMRCLRFYKGCRKYTEGLGEGYDADIGFVNALESFGGGPDDPLCVAFGGPVMTKFTIALREIGTYKDALRSQVEHMLNDRLHQFVNVDVQEVKEARKRFDKASIVYDQAREKLLSLRKSTRLDVAATIEEDLHSARTAFEQSRFLLVSALSHAEAKKRFEFLEAVSRTMDAHLRFFKQGYELLHQMEPFINQVLTYAHQSRECANYETASLNERMQEYKRQVDRETRNSNGSPTGDGMRHNSRNSQKVIEAVMQSAAKGKVQTIRQGYLSKRSSNLRGDWKRRFFILDSRGMLYYYRKQWNWSSGNGSRSAAQKNTTSENSPGLLSRWLSSHYHGDEKPVARHTVNLLTSTIKVDADQTDLKFCFRIISPTKVYTLQAENAQDQMDWIEKITGVIASLLSFQTPERAINRLSTVDGDTFSVSDSGSVADPHDVEQAESGESTVENNHMTGGKRSRFSGCLQQHDMMAKPIDVLTKVLGNEKCADCGAPEPDWASLNLGVLICIECSGIHRNLGVHISKVRSLTLDVKVWEPSVLTLFQSLGNVYVNSVWEELLNSESRSSGTPKSDQPRKFLARKPGFSDPISMKELFIHAKYSERIFVRKAIDSQHFQAVFQEIWENVRANDKKSVYKHIVCYQADVNALRGQASYTVSLPLSKMMELEVKEETLAAKFKRIEEEFQENPEGYSDSTGDGESMVREEASKDCSLLHLACIYADIGMVELLLQYGAKINATDSKGRTPLHHCIISRRYAIARLLLMRGGDPNAEDKDSYTPVKYALETDLNDSELIALLTDSRR; this is translated from the exons ATGCAATGCATGGAAGAGAGTGCGGAGTCGCTACGAATGCGATGCTTAAGGTTCTACAAAGGATGCAGAAAATACAC GGAGGGACTTGGAGAAGGGTATGATGCAGACATTGGCTTTGTAAATGCTCTTGAATCTTTCGGTGGTGGCCCTGATGATCCCCTCTGCGTTGCTTTTGGCG GTCCTGTAATGACAAAGTTCACTATTGCTCTACGAGAAATTGGGACATACAAGGATGCTCTTCGTTCCCAG GTAGAACATATGCTGAATGACAGATTGCATCAGTTTGTCAATGTTGATGTCCAAGAAGTTAAG GAAGCACGTAAACGGTTTGACAAAGCTTCCATCGTCTACGACCAG GCACGAGAGAAACTTCTTTCATTAAGAAAGAGTACAAGATTGGATGTGGCTGCCACCATCGAGGAG GACTTACATAGCGCAAGAACAGCATTCGAGCAATCCCGGTTTCTTCTG GTTAGTGCACTCTCTCATGCGGAAGCTAAAAAGAGGTTTGAGTTCTTGGAAGCAGTCAGCCGGACAATGGATGCTCATCTCCGTTTCTTCAAACAg GGATATGAGCTACTGCATCAAATGGAGCCTTTTATTAATCAG GTGTTGACTTATGCACACCAGTCTAGAGAATGTGCAAACTATGAAACGGCATCACTTAATGAAAGGATGCAAGAATACAAAAGGCAAGTTGATCGAGAAACTAGAAACTCAAATGGTTCTCCAACAGGGGATGGCATGAGACACAactcaagaaactctcaaaaaGTCATTGAGGCCGTCATGCAATCTGCTGCAAAAGGAAAG GTTCAGACTATAAGACAAGGGTATCTGTCTAAACGTTCCTCAAACTTGAGAGGTGACTGGAAAAGAAGGTTCTTTATTCTTGATAGCCGTGGCATGCTATACTATTACCGCAAGCAGTGGAATTGGTCTTCA GGAAATGGAAGCAGGTCTGCTGCTCAGAAGAATACGACTTCAGAAAACAGTCCTGGTCTGCTAAGTCGGTGGTTGTCTTCTCATTATCACGGTGATGAAAAACCAGTCGCACGTCACACTGTGAACCTGCTTACCTCAACTATCAAAGTTGATGCAGATCAGACGGATCTAAAATTCTGCTTTCGAATTATTTCACCTACAAAAGTTTATACATTGCAG GCAGAGAATGCGCAAGATCAGATGGACTGGATCGAGAAGATAACTGGAGTTATTGCTTCTTTGCTAAGTTTCCAGACACCTGAAAGAGCAATCAAT CGCCTTTCTACAGTGGACGGAGATACCTTCTCTGTGAGTGATTCCGGTTCTGTAGCAGATCCACATGATGTGGAGCAGGCAGAAAGTGGAGAATCCACAGTGGAAAATAATCACATGACTGGGGGAAAACGTTCGAGGTTCTCAGGGTGCTTGCAGCAACATGATATGATGGCAAAGCCAATTGATGTCTTGACCAAAGTATTGGGGAATGAGAAATGTGCAGACTGTGGTGCTCCTGAACCTGATTGGGCCTCTTTGAATCTCGGTGTCCTCATATGTATTGAATGTTCTGGTATACATCGTAACCTTGGTGTCCACATTTCAAAG GTCAGATCGCTCACGCTTGATGTTAAAGTATGGGAACCATCGGTCTTGACGTTGTTTCAGTCGTTAGGTAACGTATATGTAAACTCAGTGTGGGAGGAGTTGTTGAACTCAGAGAGTAGATCTTCGGG CACTCCCAAGTCAGATCAACCAAGAAAGTTTCTTGCAAGGAAGCCTGGTTTTAGTGACCCCATATCTATGAAAGAGTTGTTCATCCACGCAAAG TACTCAGAGAGGATATTTGTCCGCAAAGCAATAGACAGTCAGCATTTCCAGGCAGTTTTCCAAGAGATTTGGGAGAATGTGCGTGCTAACGACAAGAAATCAGTTTACAAACACATTGTCTGCTACCAAGCAGATGTGAATGCTCTACGTGGACAAGCATCGTACACCGTGTCTTTACCCTTATCAAAGATGATGGAGCTGGAGGTAAAGGAGGAAACCCTTGCAGCCAAATTCAAGAGAATCGAAGAGGAGTTTCAAGAGAATCCAGAGGGCTATTCTGACTCGACAGGGGATGGGGAAAGTATGGTCAGAGAAGAAGCTTCAAAGGACTGCTCTTTGCTTCACCTTGCTTGTATTTATGCGGATATTGGTATGGTGGAATTATTGCTTCAGTATGGTGCAAAAATAAATGCAACTGATTCAAAAGGTCGGACTCCACTTCATCATTGTATCATCAGCAGGAGATATGCAATTGCAAGGTTGCTACTTATGAG GGGAGGAGATCCAAACGCTGAGGATAAAGACAGTTACACACCGGTCAAATATGCTTTAGAGACAGACCTCAATGACAGCGAACTAATTGCATTATTAACAGACTCCAGAAGATGA